AGAGCGCCAGCCATTAACAATACTGTCAGATAGGTGTGCTCGGTTCGTACGCCCATCAGTTGCGCAGCTTCCCGGTTCATGGCAGTGGCGCGGATCGACAGGCCAAATCTTGTTTTGGTCAGGATCAAACCCATACAGCCCAACAGGATTCCGGCAAGCACCAAAATGGCAACTGACTGGTAGGGAATCGATGAACCTAGAATGCGGAAAACCCCCTCAATCTGCACGGGCTGCGCAAAAGGATAGGCACCGTAGGCCTTTAGCACGAGATCTTGCAACAACATCCCCACACCCGCCGTGGCCACCAGAATATTGATCTCAAAATCCCGAGTCCCCAGCATGTGACGCACCATCGCTAGATGCATCAACCCCGCCACCAGACCGGCAAACATCACGCCGCCCAGAAAGCTTAGCCATAGTGGCAGGCCCATCTGGCCGGCCAGCGTATAGGCGCAGTAAGCACCTAATGTCATAAATACCCCATGCGCCATGTTGAACATCCGCATCGTGCCATAGGTCAGGGCAAGGCCAATGGATCCTAGCGCATACATCGCGCCCAGTGTCAGTCCGCTGAGAATAACCTGAATGACTGCGTCCATGATCCGTTAGCCCCCTAGATAAGTTCGCAAGATGTCGTCAAAGCCAGATAATTCATGCCGATCACCGCGCCAGGCGATCTGTCCACCATCCATGAGGAAGAATTGTGATCCGATGTTAGTCACCCGGCTTGGGTTTTCCTCAACAACAAGGATGGAGCGGTTCTCGGTTGCCAGCGCTGCCAGCGCCGCGTAAATCTGTTCGATGATCAGTGGGGCGAGGCCAAGGGACGGCTCGTCAATCAACATCAGATCGCCTTCGGCCATCATGCCACGCCCAATGCCAACCATGCGCCGTTCACCACCGGACAGCGAATTTGCCCGCTGTTTGCGTCGATCTGCCAGCTTTGGAAAAAGAGCATAGACCGCATCAAGTGATTGGCGCAGACGCAATATGTCCGACTGCGTATATCCACCCATGATTAGGTTCTCTTCAACGGTCATATCGGCAAATAGCTGATCGCCTTGCGGTACAAGAATAATGCCTGCCCCTGCACGATCCGCAGGCGTTGGCGGAACAGGTGCATTCCGAAAGGTGATCTTGCCTGACCAGGTTTTGTTCAACCCTGCAATGGTGCGCAGAAGGGTTGATTTACCATGGCCATTAGGTCCGATCAGCGCGCCCACGGTGCCTTTTTCAAGATCAAGGTCAATGTCGTGTAATACTTGAAGATGGCCATAGCCTGAACATACACCGCGGAGTGAAAGCAGAGAGGTCACTGCGTTGCCTCCCGCAGTTCTTCGGCCGCAGATCCAAGATAAACGGATTTGACTGTTTCATCACTGGCGATGCCTGCTGGTGCGCCATCATAGATCAATTTTCCCTGATGCATGATCAGAGCGCGTTCTGCCACCGTCATCAAGAACCGCATGACATGCTCGATGAAAACGATGCAGATGCCTGATTTTCGAAGCGCCAGCACCATCTCGATGAAGCTGTCTACCTCAGGTGGCATCAAACCGCTTACGGGTTCGTCCAGCAGGAGAAGCTTGGGTTCATGTGCCACGGCGGTGGCCACCATCAGTTTTTTGCGCGCCAGAGCCGGTATTTCGGCCACCTCGGTATCTGCTAGGTGGCTGAGATTGAAACGGTCGAGCTGTTCTGCCGCGCGCCGCCGATGTTTGGTTTGGATGCGAAGGTCGGGTCGCTCGAGACCCGATCCGAAAAGGATCGAGACCAGCATGTTCTGCATCACAGTAAGGCTGGTAAAGCCGCTTGAGACCTGAAAGGTACGCGCCATGCCCATAGGCAGAAATTTATGCGCCGGAATGCGAGAAATGGATCGCCCATGAAACAGAATATCGCCGCCACTAGCGGGGGTAAGACCCGAAATCAGGTCAAAAAAAGTGGTCTTGCCGGCACCATTGGGGCCGCCAATACCGATGGTTTCGCCCGCATGCACGCTCAGGTCAACCCCGTCAACCGCCGCCAGTGCACCATAGTCCTTTCGTACATTGCGACATTCAAGTAACGGGGCGACCAAGGCTCACATTCCCTGTCTATGACCAGTCAGGTTGTTGGAACCTGGCAACATCATAGGGAGCGGGTGCGATGATATAACCGTTTTCCGCCTTATTCTGAATCTGACTGAATATGTGTGGCATACCAAGCGACGGGTCGTTGGTATCGCCCGGGTATGAATAGGCCGAAAGGGTTTCCGGATCGATCCGGATCGTGCCAACCGGGCTTCGATAAATCAGCTTGCCAAGACGCTCGGCGATCTTGCGGTTCTGTTCTTCTTCATAAGGCTGACCAGCACCGCCGGCAAGCGCCGCTGCCACCGCATATGCCCATAAGGCGGAATAGGTCTGACCGCCACCATTTGACGATGCGTTATTGCCAAAGGCATCAAGATAACGGGCGGTGAAATCATTACCTATTTCATCCTGCAACGCGCCGATAGTGGTGGCGTAAAGCACACCTTCTGACGCATCACCTGCAATATCGCGGAACGCGGCAAGCGAGGCACCATATTGCATATAGATCAAGCTGTCAGTCGGATCATTCACGAATTGCTGCATGAACTGCGCTTGATCCTGCGGGAAGAAATGCGTTACCGCGATCATCGCAGGTGGATTCTGCCGGATTTTGGCTAGGGTTGGCCCCCATTCGCTGGTCGGTGCTTGGACACTTTCAAAAAGCGAGACCTCGAACCCATAATCGGCGGCTCCGTCGCGGATTGCGTTGGCGATGTTGATCGAATAGGCAATCGGGCCGGTAATCACAGCGATCCTGTTATTGGCCGGTTTGAAATCACCATCGTCGATCAGCTTGCGCATATATTGTAGGTAGGCGATGCCGTAGTAAATCTCGGCTGGATCATACTGGAAGCTACCCCAGAATGTCTCGGGGTCGGATTTAATAAGCTCGTTATGCGCGACCACCGTATCGGCGTGCATATAGATGACCGAAGCGTCTGCGGCAACAACTGGCAAAGCGGTGGAGCTTCCAAGATTATAGCCGGAGATCAGTACCGAGGCGTTGGAACGGTCTATCAACCGTTGGCCAGCACTGGCAATCACATCATCGCCCTGGGATTGTGTGTCTTCGATGGCCAGTTCGAGAGGATGCCCCAGAATACCGCCAATTGCGTTGATTTCCTCTACGGCCATTTCCAGCCCGTTGCGAAACTCAATGCCGTCAGCGGCCACGAGGCCGGTCAATGGCAATGGCGCACCGATCACAATTGGTTCGCCACCCAGTGCAGTGGCGGTATTCGCTGAGGCTAGAAGCGCCGCGGATCCGACACCGCCGGCACCGATGGTTTTAAGAAATTGGCGACGAGACGCCGAAGAATGATTTGTCATGACAAAGGCTCCCTATATGGTTCGAGTTGATGCAAGCTGGCAATTTCTGCGATCACCGTAGCTTGGTGGGGCTGGAGGCTCTGGCCTCCGTATCCGACGATGAATTCGTCAAAAGGATCTGTGATGCCTGTTTGGTGGCCGCTCAACGTCTCCAGTACAGCTAAGCCGCAATAGGGCACATGCGACGCGGCGTATCCGCCTTCATGGGTGAAGATTATGCGGCCAGCGCATGTTTTTTCGCTGACCTTGCGAAGCGCCCCAGCCAAGGCACGATAGTCGGCCGCGCCAAGCATCATGTGAGCCAGAGGATCCATGGCCGAGGCGTCAAAGCCTGATGCGACAAAGATCAGTTCAGGCTCGAACCTGTAAAGAGATGGCAGAACGATGCGTTCAAAGGCTTCGGCATAGGCGCCAGATCCCGAACCGGGCGGCAAAGGAATGTTGATATTCGCGCCCTTGGCATGGGAACCGCCCGTTTCTGTCAGCTTGCCACGATCCGGCGGAAATAGATTGTCCTGATGCACGGAGATTGTCAGAATATTGGGGTCGTCATAGAAAATCGTCTCGCAGCCATTGCCGTGATGCACGTCGTAATCGACCACAGCAATGCGTTTGACCCCGTGCACCTGTCGTGCATGCTCAATACCGATGGCACCATTGGCCAAAAGGCAGAATCCTGTAACAAGTTCCGGTTCGGCGTGGTGCCCCGGTGGGCGGCAAAGAACATAGGCATTGTCAACATCGCCCGACATCACCGCATCCACGGTGGCGATGACACCACCAGCTGCGAGCTTGGCGATATCGTAACTGGCTACGCCTACGGGGGTTGCATCGCCTGCCTCGCCACCACCAGCAGCGCAGAGTGCTTCCAAACGGTCAAGATGGGCTCGGGTGTGAATACGAAGTATTTCATCATCACTGGCGACGCGCGGCTTTATCCGGATGACTTCGTCTGCAAGCGAAGATATTTCGAGTAAATTTGCAAACCGTCGTTTGGTGTCTTCGTTTTCGGCGTGGATGCCAGGTTGTACAGTCAGGCTGGGCGGTGTCAAAAGGCTGTAGCTACCCGTGTCATGCCAGAGATAATGTTCGGAGAATGTCCAGCCGGTTTTGCGTATCTTAGACATGTGAACTCTCCAACATAAACTGGCTTTGTGCGACTGCGTTGATGGCATCGTGAAGAATCTGGTGGATTTCTACTATCTGGTCTTTGCTGAGGATAAGAGGAGGCGACAGGACGATAGCGTCGGTAATGGGTCGCACGATCAGGCCACGCGCACGCGCCGCATCGCCAACCAGTTGGCCGATATTGATATTGTCCGGTGCGCCACTGGGACGATTGAATTCCACCGCGGCCATGAAATGGCTTGCGCGCGCTTCCTTCACAAGATCAAGATCGGCGAGAGATTTGATGCCGGCTTCGAACAACTTGCCTGTTTTGCGCACCTGCTCGGGGATGGCCTCGCGCTCCATCACGGCGATATTGGCAAGGGCGCAAGCGCAGGCGGCAGGATGGCCGGAATAAGTCATTCCATGCAAGAACGCGGCGCCGTCCTGAGAAATAACATCGAAAATTTCATCGGATAGGATTGTCGCCGCCAGCGGCTGATAGCCTGATGTAAGCCCCTTGGCGGTGGTGATGATGTCGGGCTCGATGCCAAAAACCTCTTTCGAGGCAAACATATGCCCTAGTCGGCCAAAGGCGGTGATGACTTCGTCAGATATATATTTGATGTCATGGGCATGAACGAGGTCTAGCATGCGTTTGTGATAGCCCTCTGGCGGGATGATGACGCCACAGGCACCCATGATCGGTTCTGCAATGAAACAGGCGATGTTTTCGGCACCAATTTTGCTAATGGCCTGTTCCATATCCTCGGCCAGAATGTCTATAAAATCGGCGTCGCTGAGATTCATTTCGTCTGGTTCACGTTTTGGGCACCGAATGTGATGCACCAAATCCCGCGCAGCATCCCATCCCTGTGAAAAGACTGGCGTGGTCATTGCGATCGCCAGATAGGTCGAACCGTGATAGGCGTTGACCCGTGATAGAATTTTCTTTTTCTTCGGGTGTCCTCTGAGATTGTTGTAGTGGTGCAGGATGCGGATGGCCGTGTCGTTTGCTACCGAACCGGAATTTGAGAAATAGACATGATTCAACCGGTCAGGTGCCAGGGTGGCCAATTTGCGCGCAAGCTCTGCCGCGACCGGGTGCGTAAATTCGAAAAAGGTTGAAAAATAGTCTAGCGTCTCAAGTTGCCGGGTTACGGCCGCGATCACATCGGCATTGCCATGACCGATATTAACGCACCACAGCCCACCCATGCCGTCAAAATAGCGCTTGCCTTCGCTGTCGGTGACATAGACGCCTTTCGCACCTGTAATAGCAAGGCGGCCAATGCTTTGCTTCAGGTTGTTTAGATCAGCAAAAGACTGGATGAGATGGGTATCATCTGAAAAAATTTTATCTGAATTATTCTCTGAATTATTCATTGTGCCGCGTTCCTCCCATCAGGAGGCGCATCACAATGCGACTAAGACCTTTTACCACCGGCCTCCAGCTTTTAGTTGAACATTACAGTATTCGGGGGTATATACCACTAGAGGGGTATATGGTCAGACATCACTGTACGGCACCGCGTCTGCTCGCTAAAGCCATCACACATATCCAGCACCCTGACTTCGAATCCGTTCTCACTGCGTGGCTACGGGCAGAGTTCGTTTTCGACAATTTGCTGATTATTGCATATCTTGGCCATCAACAGCCGAGCCTGTTGTACCATCAGGGTCATGCGCGTACTGCGATTTCTCATGTTGAGACACAATATCTGCCATTTGCTTATCAGCTTGACCCCTATTTTCAACTTCATGCCAAAGGCATTGCATCAGATGTATTTCGATTGGACGAAGTTGCGCCAGACAAATTCCAGTCCAGTCGATATTTCAGAGAATATTACGGTAATGCGAAGCTGGAAGATGAGCTGGTTTTTGTGAACCGGATTGGTGATGATATTTCAGTCCATGTTTGTCTTGGGAATGATACTGCCAATGGCCGGAGATTTTCAGCCCGCATGATACGTGACGCGCGTGCTCTCCAGCCCGTTGTCACAGCATTGATAGAAGGCCACTGGCACGACCTGAGCCCAAAGAATGAGGGTATTAAGATGCACGGCGTCAGGGAATTGCGTGTATCGTTCGAACGCACCCATGGGATTTTTCTGACCCCAAGGCAGGCCGAGGTTGCGCTGATGATTCTGCAGGGACATTCATCGACCTCAATCGGTCTCAATCTTGGTATCTCGGCGCAGACCGTAAAGGTATTTCGCCGGCAGATATATCGACGATGTGATATTTCCTCACAGGCTGAATTGTTCAATTTGATAGTGTCTTCGCGATGATCCGGCGAGTTAGTGAAGGTGGATGATGGAATCTCTGTATCCTTTTTTGCTGCGCCCCATCGGATCAGCCGC
This window of the Candidatus Puniceispirillum marinum IMCC1322 genome carries:
- a CDS encoding helix-turn-helix transcriptional regulator; this encodes MRLRPFTTGLQLLVEHYSIRGYIPLEGYMVRHHCTAPRLLAKAITHIQHPDFESVLTAWLRAEFVFDNLLIIAYLGHQQPSLLYHQGHARTAISHVETQYLPFAYQLDPYFQLHAKGIASDVFRLDEVAPDKFQSSRYFREYYGNAKLEDELVFVNRIGDDISVHVCLGNDTANGRRFSARMIRDARALQPVVTALIEGHWHDLSPKNEGIKMHGVRELRVSFERTHGIFLTPRQAEVALMILQGHSSTSIGLNLGISAQTVKVFRRQIYRRCDISSQAELFNLIVSSR
- a CDS encoding ABC transporter ATP-binding protein, which translates into the protein MVAPLLECRNVRKDYGALAAVDGVDLSVHAGETIGIGGPNGAGKTTFFDLISGLTPASGGDILFHGRSISRIPAHKFLPMGMARTFQVSSGFTSLTVMQNMLVSILFGSGLERPDLRIQTKHRRRAAEQLDRFNLSHLADTEVAEIPALARKKLMVATAVAHEPKLLLLDEPVSGLMPPEVDSFIEMVLALRKSGICIVFIEHVMRFLMTVAERALIMHQGKLIYDGAPAGIASDETVKSVYLGSAAEELREATQ
- a CDS encoding aminotransferase class III-fold pyridoxal phosphate-dependent enzyme, with translation MNNSENNSDKIFSDDTHLIQSFADLNNLKQSIGRLAITGAKGVYVTDSEGKRYFDGMGGLWCVNIGHGNADVIAAVTRQLETLDYFSTFFEFTHPVAAELARKLATLAPDRLNHVYFSNSGSVANDTAIRILHHYNNLRGHPKKKKILSRVNAYHGSTYLAIAMTTPVFSQGWDAARDLVHHIRCPKREPDEMNLSDADFIDILAEDMEQAISKIGAENIACFIAEPIMGACGVIIPPEGYHKRMLDLVHAHDIKYISDEVITAFGRLGHMFASKEVFGIEPDIITTAKGLTSGYQPLAATILSDEIFDVISQDGAAFLHGMTYSGHPAACACALANIAVMEREAIPEQVRKTGKLFEAGIKSLADLDLVKEARASHFMAAVEFNRPSGAPDNINIGQLVGDAARARGLIVRPITDAIVLSPPLILSKDQIVEIHQILHDAINAVAQSQFMLESSHV
- a CDS encoding ABC transporter ATP-binding protein, which produces MTSLLSLRGVCSGYGHLQVLHDIDLDLEKGTVGALIGPNGHGKSTLLRTIAGLNKTWSGKITFRNAPVPPTPADRAGAGIILVPQGDQLFADMTVEENLIMGGYTQSDILRLRQSLDAVYALFPKLADRRKQRANSLSGGERRMVGIGRGMMAEGDLMLIDEPSLGLAPLIIEQIYAALAALATENRSILVVEENPSRVTNIGSQFFLMDGGQIAWRGDRHELSGFDDILRTYLGG
- a CDS encoding ABC transporter substrate-binding protein — protein: MTNHSSASRRQFLKTIGAGGVGSAALLASANTATALGGEPIVIGAPLPLTGLVAADGIEFRNGLEMAVEEINAIGGILGHPLELAIEDTQSQGDDVIASAGQRLIDRSNASVLISGYNLGSSTALPVVAADASVIYMHADTVVAHNELIKSDPETFWGSFQYDPAEIYYGIAYLQYMRKLIDDGDFKPANNRIAVITGPIAYSINIANAIRDGAADYGFEVSLFESVQAPTSEWGPTLAKIRQNPPAMIAVTHFFPQDQAQFMQQFVNDPTDSLIYMQYGASLAAFRDIAGDASEGVLYATTIGALQDEIGNDFTARYLDAFGNNASSNGGGQTYSALWAYAVAAALAGGAGQPYEEEQNRKIAERLGKLIYRSPVGTIRIDPETLSAYSYPGDTNDPSLGMPHIFSQIQNKAENGYIIAPAPYDVARFQQPDWS
- a CDS encoding branched-chain amino acid ABC transporter permease gives rise to the protein MDAVIQVILSGLTLGAMYALGSIGLALTYGTMRMFNMAHGVFMTLGAYCAYTLAGQMGLPLWLSFLGGVMFAGLVAGLMHLAMVRHMLGTRDFEINILVATAGVGMLLQDLVLKAYGAYPFAQPVQIEGVFRILGSSIPYQSVAILVLAGILLGCMGLILTKTRFGLSIRATAMNREAAQLMGVRTEHTYLTVLLMAGALAGAAGVMISSLSTLSPEMGTNPAVRAFVICVVAGLGSVPGAGIAALILGLFEAVVQFYIGARYGLPLMLGLVIIVLIFRPAGLFGRQEVIRS
- a CDS encoding class II histone deacetylase; this encodes MSKIRKTGWTFSEHYLWHDTGSYSLLTPPSLTVQPGIHAENEDTKRRFANLLEISSLADEVIRIKPRVASDDEILRIHTRAHLDRLEALCAAGGGEAGDATPVGVASYDIAKLAAGGVIATVDAVMSGDVDNAYVLCRPPGHHAEPELVTGFCLLANGAIGIEHARQVHGVKRIAVVDYDVHHGNGCETIFYDDPNILTISVHQDNLFPPDRGKLTETGGSHAKGANINIPLPPGSGSGAYAEAFERIVLPSLYRFEPELIFVASGFDASAMDPLAHMMLGAADYRALAGALRKVSEKTCAGRIIFTHEGGYAASHVPYCGLAVLETLSGHQTGITDPFDEFIVGYGGQSLQPHQATVIAEIASLHQLEPYREPLS